The Arachis ipaensis cultivar K30076 chromosome B07, Araip1.1, whole genome shotgun sequence genomic interval GGAAATGATGCTTTGTAACTATTGATTAGATTAAAAGGCCATAGTAAAAAAAGGTTCAACAAATTAATCATGTGCTATTTCTATTTTACTGCTTACTACATATTTAAAATTGGACAGTGTATGTGGTAGCCATAAAAATGATGGAGATGCAGTAGCCAATGATTCAAGTAGATTCTTTGAAGCTTGATTTTGTTTGTCAATTTATGGCCGAACCCCCACAGAGCATGCCACATCAAATGAAAAGCAGATACAACAAGAACTCTTCTAATCAAGGTGGGAAAAATGGTAACTACATATACAATGATAAGAGAAGAATGGCCTTCTCTCTTGAGAAACGGCAATTCAACTGTATCTTTCCTCAATTCTGAAAATATTCTGAAGGTATTGAGGAAGGGCAACACTTCTTGGCCACATTTTTGTACTGAAAACACAAATTCAACATATCTGAGTTAAGAGGAAAAAATATTATACAAGGGAACAACAAATCATAGCAGCAACCACTCAAGAGGCAAAGATGTTTATGTTTATACCTTGTGCTGACTATACTTTTCCCTAATTGCAGGCAAATTGGAGTTAGGATTGTTGCAACAAAGTCGATGGAGATCCCTTACACAACTACACAAATCAGAGGGCTGGTATTGTGTATAGTGCTTCAATGTAGCATTCTGTTTAAGGAGAAAAAATAATATCAAGCACAAGCATATATACCCTTAAAATGAATACATTAAGAATCTTAAAATGATCATAGGCTTTGTTGATAGTACTGTACCCATGGTTTGGTTGAGGGGGAGAGTATAAACTTGGCTAGAAAAATTGCAGAAGCAGCTATTAGTGACGGAGCATAACAAAGCATACTGTACTCCAACAAAGACAATTCGGCAATGTAGTTTGTCAAGCACTCTAGTTGCAACGAAGGGGTCTGAAAAAATAAAGACATGGAATCATTTTACTGTTAGAAGTGGAGTTTAATTATAAAGAAACAATACAATTAAATGCAGTACAAGAACTACAAATAGAAATAACCAGCTTAAGAGAAGAAGATACCTCACTGACTCCTTGAGCTGCACGAACGAACCGTCTGATATCCACATGAAAAATAAAAGAGGTGTTGAATTAGGCCATTTAGAAACCATAGAACTTCAAATGATCAGAGTATATGATAGCAATCACTTTAATCACTACCTTAAGAAACACTTAATTGTTGGAGCTGTCATTTCAAACTTCAGATAATTCAAGACAGCAGATTCCATTTGCAAAACCTGCATTGAATAATTTGCATTAGATTGGCACACTAAATGTATTATAAACAAGTAACTTGAAGCTGCAAAATTAAGCCAATAAAATGTAAAAGCACAAACCTCTTCTTTGAAGTATGTGTTGTCGGTGATGTAACAAAATTCCTCTACCTGGGGTGCACAAATCTCCTCATATTTACTGTCAATAATAACCAAACATCAAATTCTATTATTATGTGTTTTTGCCAATCCAAATAGATAAAAATTTCATCAATCAGAGACATAAGAGGGACCCTTACGAGGCAACCATCATGGAAGCAACACCAAGTAATTGTAATTTTTGCCTGTTCATTGGATTCCCTGAAAGATACCTATCTATGTAGTTCACTGTCAAATACAATGTATCAGGTACCAATCGATACTCTTCGGCTACCTGAAAATCGAATATGGAAGTTTAGCATAAAGCTATAAACCCCCTGCACTTGATCTCCAATTGCAATACAGTAAGATAAAAAAGTTCAATATCATGTGCCAAAAATTAAGTGTGTTTATATTTTTTAACACTTTTTTTGTTGAATATCAAGATTACCTCAACAAGCCAATCAATCAATATAGCACGCATGCTGGGATTTATGTCCTTCTGAACACTCTCCATGAAGTCCGTGGAAGGTCTTTTCTTTGCCTAAGATTCCATatttaacaaagaaaaagaatttaGAATAAACAAATCAAATGGTATTAATTTTAATGTTTTGTAGCAGATAGGTAAAATAAGAGGGACTATCtgactaataaaaataaactctcaTAGTTATTGAGGATGACTAAGCCCTCAAATGCAACTTTATGAAGCCAAATGTGAAAGAAAGCAGAAATGAAGGACTAAGGTGCAATCCGACAAAAAGGTCATTCTACTACTATTCAAAGAATAATGGCATTCTACTAAATTTTGAATAAAGAAAAGCAGTCAGAAATTTAAGTTGGGAATCTAACAAAGCAAGATCCACTtactattcaaaaaaaaaaaatttcaaatagtCTTACAAAGTTGCAGTAGCTACAGTGATTACTAAACTAATAACACATCAAACACATAATATGAGATATGCATTTTTTACCTCAGATGCACGCAGGTGCTTGTATATATCACAAGCAAATGTTGCACAAAGCTGGGGATCCATGAAGTTGTTATCAACATTCACAACTTTGTCATCTTTCTCCAACTCAACAAGTATGTCTCTACTGCATATGTTCCCTGCAAAACATATCCAATCATGTACTGCATTAGAAGACAAGGCACTGGTACAGacaatatgataaaaaaataaaacaaaatcaaaCCCCACAAAATGATTTACAAAATATAATAACACAAATAGCATATTCATATCCACATTCATATTCATATTCATCTTCATAATCAATTTCAACCTGCTGGTGGCTCTGGAGTATCAGAAATGTTGAGGGTGCTGAATGTCTTCCTCTGAATTGAATCAACGGCCGGCGCGATATCATTGTTGTCCAAATACTCAATGTCAGGGCTCTTGAAAGATTCACAAGAAGACATGGTCTCATCCACAGACATGGAAACAGATGCCCCATCTGATTTACAAGGAGAAACATCCATTTTTGAGATATGAACACTAACAggggcagcagcagcagcaacagcaacaacaactttCTTAGCATCACCTTCTTCCCTTGCAGAGACATAACTAGGCTTCGGAAAAACAACAGCATTGCACTTTACAGCACTCTGCAAAATCGGTATCTTGTTGCTTGAAATTGAAGAACAAGTTGTAGTAGTGTTACATGATGAAGCCTCTTTCTT includes:
- the LOC107606028 gene encoding cyclin-A1-1 isoform X3, with protein sequence MSNRRSSFSSSTTSSLAKRHASASSTENHNAGKVSLAKKRAPLTNLTNNISQRSSLVPCATKVAKTKKEASSCNTTTTCSSISSNKIPILQSAVKCNAVVFPKPSYVSAREEDGASVSMSVDETMSSCESFKSPDIEYLDNNDIAPAVDSIQRKTFSTLNISDTPEPPAGNICSRDILVELEKDDKVVNVDNNFMDPQLCATFACDIYKHLRASEAKKRPSTDFMESVQKDINPSMRAILIDWLVEVAEEYRLVPDTLYLTVNYIDRYLSGNPMNRQKLQLLGVASMMVASKYEEICAPQVEEFCYITDNTYFKEEVLQMESAVLNYLKFEMTAPTIKCFLRRFVRAAQGVSETPSLQLECLTNYIAELSLLEYSMLCYAPSLIAASAIFLAKFILSPSTKPWNATLKHYTQYQPSDLCSCVRDLHRLCCNNPNSNLPAIREKYSQHKYKNVAKKCCPSSIPSEYFQN
- the LOC107606028 gene encoding cyclin-A1-1 isoform X1, which encodes MSNRRSSFSSSTTSSLAKRHASASSTENHNAGKVSLAKKRAPLTNLTNNISQRSSLVPCATKVAKTKKEASSCNTTTTCSSISSNKIPILQSAVKCNAVVFPKPSYVSAREEGDAKKVVVAVAAAAAPVSVHISKMDVSPCKSDGASVSMSVDETMSSCESFKSPDIEYLDNNDIAPAVDSIQRKTFSTLNISDTPEPPAGNICSRDILVELEKDDKVVNVDNNFMDPQLCATFACDIYKHLRASEAKKRPSTDFMESVQKDINPSMRAILIDWLVEVAEEYRLVPDTLYLTVNYIDRYLSGNPMNRQKLQLLGVASMMVASKYEEICAPQVEEFCYITDNTYFKEEVLQMESAVLNYLKFEMTAPTIKCFLRRFVRAAQGVSETPSLQLECLTNYIAELSLLEYSMLCYAPSLIAASAIFLAKFILSPSTKPWNATLKHYTQYQPSDLCSCVRDLHRLCCNNPNSNLPAIREKYSQHKYKNVAKKCCPSSIPSEYFQN
- the LOC107606028 gene encoding cyclin-A1-1 isoform X2, with protein sequence MSNRRSSFSSSTTSSLAKRHASASSTENHNAGKVSLAKKRAPLTNLTNNISQRSSLVPCATKVAKTKKEASSCNTTTTCSSISSNKIPILQSAVKCNAVVFPKPSYVSAREEGDAKKVVVAVAAAAAPVSVHISKMDVSPCKSDGASVSMSVDETMSSCESFKSPDIEYLDNNDIAPAVDSIQRKTFSTLNISDTPEPPAGNICSRDILVELEKDDKVVNVDNNFMDPQLCATFACDIYKHLRASEAKKRPSTDFMESVQKDINPSMRAILIDWLVEVAEEYRLVPDTLYLTVNYIDRYLSGNPMNRQKLQLLGVASMMVASKYEEICAPQVEEFCYITDNTYFKEEVLQMESAVLNYLKFEMTAPTIKCFLRRFVRAAQGVSETPSLQLECLTNYIAELSLLEYSMLCYAPSLIAASAIFLAKFILSPSTKPWNATLKHYTQYQPSDLCSCVRDLHRLCCNNPNSNLPAIREKYSQHKIC